In the Trinickia acidisoli genome, CTGCGCGCGAATCTGCTGACCGGCGAGCAGGCACGACTCAAACGCGCGACGCTCGCGGTGGAAAGCCAATTGCACGGCGGTATGGATGGGGCAATGAAGTTCGTCAAGGGCGATGCGATCGCGGGGTTGATCATCACGACGATCAATATCGTCGCCGGCATCGCCATCGGCGTGGCCTACCACGGGATGACCGTCTCGGACGCCGCGAGCCGCTTCTCGGTGCTGTCCGTCGGCGATGCGATGGTGTCGCAGATTCCGTCGCTGCTTCTGTCGGTTGCCGCCGGCGTAATGATCACGCGTGTGACCGACGAACGGCGCAAGGGGATTTCGCTCGGCGATGAAATCGGACGGCAGCTCAGCTCCAATACTCGCGCGTTGTATTGCGCGGCGGCGCTCCTGCTTGCGTTCGCGGCGGTGCCCGGTTTCCCCGCTGCGCTGTTCATCCTGATTTCGGGAACGTTGGCATTCGCGGCTTACCGGCTAGGCAAGAAAGCGCCGAGAGAGCATGGCAACGAAGGCGAGCCGCTCAAAGCCATGCAGCGTTCCGGATCGAAAACGGACGTGCCGCCGATTCTTTCGCGAGCGCCTCAATTTACTTGCGCGCTCGGTGTGCGCGTCGCGCCCGATCTTGCCGCGAGGCTCTCGATGCTGTCGCTCGATCAGTCGTTCGATACGGAGCGCGCGCAGTTGCAAGACGAGCTGGGGCTCCCGTTCCCAGGCATCGTCATGTGGAAGCACGATGCCCTCCCCGCACATACATTCGAGATTCTCGTTCACGACGTGCCGCAACTGCGCGTCGAATTGCCGCTTGGAAAAGTACTGCTGCTTCCCAACGCGGCCGCCGCGATTCCTTCGCTATTGCCCGATGGCGCTCCGAACGCGAATGCGGCCGCGCACGAAGCGCTGCTTGCAAGCAGCGAAACGCGCGGCCCGATCGATGCGACCGGCGGCGCAACGCACTGGATCGACGAACGGCAATCGCCCTCCAAAACCGCTGTATGGCGCACCGAGCAGATCGTTGCGCACGCGTCGGTGAGCATCATGCGTCGGCACGCACCGCTCTTTCTCGGGATTCAGGAAGTGCAATGGATCTTCGATCAGCTCGCCGCCGAGTATCCAGGGCTCGTCACCGAAGTGCAAAAAGTACTGCCGTCGCAGCGGATCGCCGACGTATTGCGCCGGCTGTTGGAGGAGAACATTTCCATTCGCAACGTGCGCGCCATCATGGAAAGCCTGATGGTTTGGGGCCCTAAGGAAAAAGACACGTTGATGCTGACCGAGTATGTACGCGGCGACCTGTCGCGCTTCATCGCGCATCAGGCCACGGGTGGAAGCGGCACATTGTCCGCCGTGCTGCTCGATCTGCAGGTCGAGCAGCACATTCGGCACTCGATCAAGCAAACGCCCACGGGCAACTTTCTAGCACTGTCGCCGGAGGATACGGCACTGCTGACCGAGCGGATCGAGGAATACGCGGGTCAGAAGCCCCGAAAAGACGTTGCACTGGTGACGTCGATGGACATCCGCCGGTACGTGCGGCGCATGATCGAATCTCGTATCGGCTGGCTGAGCGTCTATTCATACCAAGAGCTGGCTGAGCACGTG is a window encoding:
- the sctV gene encoding type III secretion system export apparatus subunit SctV, which translates into the protein MLKSLKVPAGGEIGIAALVVAIISLMILPLPPFLIDVLLALNISISVTLLMITLYVPSVLSLSAFPSLLLFTTLYRLSLNIASTKSILLHAEAGHIIDSFGELVVGGNLVVGLVVFAIITTVQFIVIAKGSERVAEVGARFTLDAMPGKQMSIDADLRANLLTGEQARLKRATLAVESQLHGGMDGAMKFVKGDAIAGLIITTINIVAGIAIGVAYHGMTVSDAASRFSVLSVGDAMVSQIPSLLLSVAAGVMITRVTDERRKGISLGDEIGRQLSSNTRALYCAAALLLAFAAVPGFPAALFILISGTLAFAAYRLGKKAPREHGNEGEPLKAMQRSGSKTDVPPILSRAPQFTCALGVRVAPDLAARLSMLSLDQSFDTERAQLQDELGLPFPGIVMWKHDALPAHTFEILVHDVPQLRVELPLGKVLLLPNAAAAIPSLLPDGAPNANAAAHEALLASSETRGPIDATGGATHWIDERQSPSKTAVWRTEQIVAHASVSIMRRHAPLFLGIQEVQWIFDQLAAEYPGLVTEVQKVLPSQRIADVLRRLLEENISIRNVRAIMESLMVWGPKEKDTLMLTEYVRGDLSRFIAHQATGGSGTLSAVLLDLQVEQHIRHSIKQTPTGNFLALSPEDTALLTERIEEYAGQKPRKDVALVTSMDIRRYVRRMIESRIGWLSVYSYQELAEHVELMPLGRVAL